A stretch of Chelmon rostratus isolate fCheRos1 chromosome 18, fCheRos1.pri, whole genome shotgun sequence DNA encodes these proteins:
- the LOC121621803 gene encoding filamin-A-interacting protein 1 isoform X3, which yields MLVDERQLHIEQIDQQSQKVQDLTQKLQEKEQRLVAVTDAAKQDGQTVLKLEAKLEHSIAKFAQEHEEMTAKVANEESQSRQLRLKLAGLAHKIEELEESNKLLHKSEEDLQELREKISKGECGDSSLMTELENLRKRVLEMEGKDEEITKTETQCRELRKKLQDEENHSKELRLEVDKLQKRMVELEKLEGAFSRSKTECSQLHTNLEKEKRVVKDLAGELETVKTQMKDLESSESKFEKAEMVLKDDLMKLKSFTVILVDERKNMAERLKQEEQKSDDLSKMFKAEQGKVTEVTEKLIEESKKLLKFKSEMEVKVTTLLQEKDELKTKLASEERKCRDLNTKMSSMKIRMDGLEDREKEMQRKWANRDNDRNPDEDNKVKELTLEIERLKNRLKQLEVVEGDLMKTEDEYDLLEQKFRTEQDKANALSKMLEEMKSQIARNKAIEKGEVMSPEAELRIRCKMEEAKTRELQVDVQALKEKIHELMNKEDQLSQLQVDYSVLQQRFMEEEEKKKSMSHEVTNLTKELEATKRYSRTLRPSMNGRRMVSVPVTSTAVQTDVIASEPAEDETTAGFIRKSVLEENHLMSNLRQRGLKKPTVLERYPPASADLGVGKSSIPWMKKKGAITLTQTTPEKTNGASLLHPPEMTMSQKPGQPLRIRVTPDHENSTATLEITSPRAEDFFSSTTIIPTLGLQKPRITIVPKPTTVTSKSKACELIGGLDRAKSPVTITTISRAKSPDKSNGCSSDSLQSPVSIITVSATPVAEACASPEPHNITAGRTVIKMTPEKPPGPAPYRTYNGKSNIITTEDNKIHIHLGPQLKRPSEGCSSPVLTLGLCSESSKEMPTGTVLRSPRQPSTGKTTPNKMTSSITITPITSASCRPTQSVPSSDVQSARSAATRIPVSKGMKPSSKAVLGVSTVTRLESRAESQSMKIELKKSTVCGSAAGGKS from the exons ATGTTGGTAGATGAGCGACAGCTGCATATTGAGCAGATTGACCAACAAAGCCAGAAGGTCCAGGACCTGActcagaagctgcaggagaaagagcAGCGTTTGGTGGCGGTCACAGACGCCGCCAAGCAGGACGGCCAGACGGTCCTCAAGCTGGAGGCTAAACTGGAGCATAGCATTGCAAAGTTTGCACAGGAACACGAGGAGATGACCGCCAAAGTGGCCAACGAAGAGTCCCAGAGCCGACAGCTTAGGCTAAAGCTGGCCGGATTAGCACACAAGATcgaagagctggaggagagcaaCAAGTTGCTGCATAAATCAGAGGAGGACCTGCAGGAGCTGAGGGAGAAGATCAGCAAAGGGGAGTGTGGGGATTCGTCTCTCATGACCGAGCTGGAGAACCTGCGGAAGAGAGTGCTGGAGATGGAGGGCAAGGATGAGGAGATTACCAAAACAGAGACTCAGTGCAGGGAGCTAAGGAAAAAGCTGCAGGATGAGGAGAACCACAGCAAGGAGCTGAGGTTGGAGGTGGACAAACTACAGAAGAGAATGGTTGAACTAGAGAAACTAGAGGGGGCTTTCAGTAGGAGCAAAACAGAGTGCTCTCAGCTTCATACAAACCTGGAAAAAGAGAAACGTGTTGTGAAGGATCTTGCCGGTGAGCTGGAGACAGTGAAGACCCAGATGAAAGACCTAGAGAGCTCAGAGTCAAAGTTTGAAAAGGCAGAAATGGTCCTGAAAGACGATCTTATGAAGCTGAAATCCTTTACCGTTATACTGGTAGATGAACGGAAAAACATGGCAGAGAGACTTAAACAGGAAGAACAGAAAAGTGATGATTTAAGCAAGATGTTCAAAGCAGAGCAGGGGAAAGTTACAGAGGTCACTGAGAAGCTAATTGAGGAGAGCAAAAAACTTCTCAAATTCAAATCAGAAATGGAGGTCAAAGTGACAACCCTCCTTCAAGAGAAAGATGAGTTAAAAACTAAACTTGCAAGTGAAGAGAGAAAGTGTAGGGATCTGAATACCAAGATGAGTagcatgaaaataagaatggatggactggaggacagagagaaggaaatgcAGAGGAAGTGGGCCAACAGGGATAATGACAGAAATCCAGATGAAGACAACAAAGTGAAAGAGCTCACGCTAGAAATTGAAAGACTTAAGAACAGGCTCAAACAACTTGAGGTGGTAGAAGgagatttaatgaaaacagaggaTGAGTACGATCTACTGGAGCAGAAATTCAGAACAGAGCAGGACAAAGCAAATGCCCTTTCCAAGATGctggaagaaatgaaaagtcagaTCGCGAGAAACAAAGCCATAGAGAAAGGCGAGGTCATGAGTCCAGAAGCTGAGCTTAGAATTCGCTGCAAAATGGAGGAGGCGAAAACCCGAGAACTGCAGGTGGATGTCCAGGCCCTGAAGGAGAAAATCCATGAACTGATGAACAAGGAGGACCAGCTCTCCCAGCTGCAGGTGGATTATTCTGTCCTCCAACAGAGGTTcatggaagaggaagagaagaagaagagcatgaGCCATGAAGTCACCAATCTTACCAAGGAGCTGGAAGCCACCAAGCGCTACAGTCGCACCTTGAGGCCCAGTATGAATGGTAGGAGGATGGTCAGTGTCCCAGTTACCTCCACAGCAGTGCAGACAGATGTGATCGCCAGTGAGCCTGCTGAGGATGAGACGACGGCAGGCTTCATCCGGAAATCAGTCCTTGAGGAAAACCACTTAATGAGCAACCTCAGACAACGGGGTCTTAAAAAACCAACAGTTCTTGAGCGATACCCTCCAGCATCAGCAGACCTCGGGGTAGGAAAGTCCAGTATACCCTGGATGAAAAAGAAGGGGGCCATCACACTAACTCAGACCACTCCTGAGAAGACTAATGGGGCATCCTTGCTCCATCCGCCTGAGATGACCATGTCCCAAAAGCCAGGACAGCCTCTGCGCATCCGAGTAACCCCAGACCATGAGAACAGCACTGCAACCTTGGAGATCACCAGTCCTCGAGCGGAGGATTTCTtctccagcaccaccatcatcccAACTCTTGGGCTTCAGAAACCTCGCATCACAATTGTCCCTAAGCCCACAACCGTGACCTCAAAGAGCAAAGCCTGTGAACTGATAGGAGGTCTTGATCGAGCCAAATCTCCTGTCACAATAACCACCATCTCCAGGGCCAAGAGTCCAGACAAGTCCAacggctgcagctctgacagcctTCAGTCGCCGGTGTCCATCATCACAGTCAGCGCCACTCCTGTGGCTGAAGCATGTGCTTCACCCGAACCTCACAACATTACAGCAGGCCGCACTGTGATCAAGATGACCCCCGAGAAGCCACCCGGTCCGGCACCTTACAGGACATACAATGGCAAAAGCAACATCATCACAACTGAGGACAACAAGATCCACATCCACTTGGGTCCACAGTTAAAGAGGCCCTCTGAGGGCTGCAGCAGTCCGGTGTTGACGCTCGGTCTGTGCTCAGAAAGCAGCAAGGAAATGCCAACAGGAACGGTGCTCCGCTCCCCACGGCAACCTTCAACGGGGAAGACGACTCCGAACAAAATGACGAGCAGCATAACAATCACACCCATCACCTCGGCATCCTGCAGGCCTACGCAGTCAGTG CCCAGTTCGGATGTGCAGTCAGCTCGGAGTGCAGCCACACGGATCCCTGTATCAAAAGGTATGAAACCGAGCAGCAAGGCGGTTCTGGGCGTGTCGACGGTGACGAGATTAGAGTCGCGGGCCGAGAGCCAGTCGATGAAAATTGAGCTGAAGAAGTCGACAGTTTGTGGCTCGGCAGCAGGAGGCAAGAGTTGA